The Alosa sapidissima isolate fAloSap1 chromosome 8, fAloSap1.pri, whole genome shotgun sequence genome contains a region encoding:
- the ddx51 gene encoding ATP-dependent RNA helicase DDX51: MALFLMNRYLGDEDDDKNAKEFRSKLLLEKLKKQAKEREQQALCNRTDGVCLSVTDTNKTKEDCTDKKEVKRKRKKAEDAEELSSNAKVKKSNKKSKPLKPVTDQAADKEVSSESESSTDEKQNRKDTNESESQTGTSAEPKSSSQPSFPILGGFEKKAVQKVYRVLPQWLAQPDVIQKDIKNNLIPTTLVPGICPKLLKRLDKNGIDNFFPVQAEVIPAILESVCHGLMMGRGSYRPRDICVSAPTGSGKTLAFVIPIVQALAERVLCQVRALIVLPTKELAQQVYKVFCMYAEGTNLKVVMIAGQKSFAAEQASLSENRGGLACSLADIVVATPGRLVDHINKNDGFSLQHLRFLVIDEADRMIDSMHQSWLKLVTQAVYKKGADGSIFGRRKPGAITAASLSPPQMPLQKLLFSATLTQNPEKLQQLGLHQPRLFSSIHSGTSTLEASQPTEKFNLPEGLTEYYIPCTLSKKPLILLHLLLRLKFSTVLCFTNSRDAAHRLFMLVKLFGGVQVAEFSSRLSPSERKKTLRDFEQEKIQLLISTDAAARGIDIQGVKCVLNYDAPQFIRTYIHRVGRTARAGKSGMAFTFLLGVQEKNFLQMVVDAGSPGVQKQIIQSESLKSMEAQYEQTLVDLGNAIKDEKAKKRMTL, translated from the exons ATGGCGCTGTTCTTGATGAATCG GTATCTTGGGGATGAGGACGACGACAAGAATGCTAAGGAGTTTCGTTCCAAACTCTTGCTGGAAAAGCTAAAAAAACAGGCTAAAGAGAGGGAGCAACAGGCTCTGTGCAACAGAACAGATggtgtttgtctctctgtaacagatacaaataaaacaaaagaagACTGCACAGACAAGAAAGAGGtaaaaaggaaaaggaaaaaagcCGAAGATGCCGAGGAACTGTCCTCAAATGCTAAAGTGAAGAAGTCGAATAAGAAGTCCAAGCCATTGAAACCTGTAACAG ACCAAGCAGCAGACAAAGAGGTATCCAGTGAATCTGAGAGCAGCACCGATGAAAAACAGAACAGGAAAGACACAAATGAATCTGAGAGCCAGACTGGTACCTCAGCTGAGCCCAAAAGTTCATCACAGCCCAGTTTCCCCATCCTGGGAGGATTTGAGAAGAAGGCTGTTCAAAAG GTTTATAGGGTCTTGCCACAGTGGCTGGCGCAACCAGATGTGATTCAAAAGGATATTAAGAATAACCTGATCCCCACAACGTTGGTACCAGGAATTTGCCCCAAACTTCTGAAAAGATTGGACAAGAATGGGATTGATAACTTCTTTCCTG TTCAGGCTGAGGTGATTCCTGCTATTTTGGAGAGTGTTTGTCATGGGCTGATGATGGGGAGAGGGAGCTACAGACCCAGAGATATCTGTGTGTCAGCACCCACAGGCAGTGGCAAGACACTGGCATTTGTCATTCCAATCGTCCAG GCTTTGGCAGAGAGGGTCTTATGTCAGGTCCGGGCTTTGATTGTGCTGCCAACAAAGGAACTTGCACAACAG GTGTATAAAGTTTTCTGTATGTATGCTGAAGGCACCAACTTGAAAGTGGTGATGATTGCTGGCCAGAAGTCTTTTGCTGCAGAGCAGGCATCTCTTTCAGAAAACAG AGGCGGGCTGGCCTGCAGTTTGGCTGACATTGTCGTGGCGACCCCAGGCAGGCTGGTGGATCATATCAACAAGAACGACGGTTTCAGTTTGCAGCACCTACGATTCCTT GTAATAGATGAGGCGGACCGAATGATTGACAGCATGCACCAGTCATGGCTCAAACTGGTCACTCAAGCAGTGTATAAGAAGGGTGCTGATGGGTCCATCTTCGGGAGGAGAAAACCAGGAGCCATCACAGCAGCCAG CTTGTCTCCGCCCCAGATGCCTCTTCAgaagctgctgttttctgccACCCTGACCCAGAACCCCGAGAAACTCCAGCAGCTGGGTTTACACCAGCCCCGGCTCTTCAGCTCCATCCACAGCGGTACCTCCACGCTAGAGGCTTCTCAACCCACGGAGAAATTCAACCTCCCCGAAGGCCTCACG GAATACTACATCCCGTGCACTCTGTCCAAGAAGCCCCTTATCCTCCTTCATCTGCTACTACGTCTGAAGTTCAGCACTGTGCTGTGCTTTACTAACTCCAGAGATGCTGCACACAG GCTGTTCATGCTGGTGAAGCTCTTCGGAGGGGTTCAGGTTGCAGAGTTCTCCTCACGCCTAAGTCCTTCTGAGAGGAAGAAGACCCTGAGGGATTTTGAGCAGGAGAAAATTCAGTT GTTAATAAGTACTGATGCAGCTGCCCGAGGGATTGATATTCAGGGGGTGAAATGTGTTTTGAACTACGATGCACCTCAGTTCATCAGGACCTACATTCATAG GGTTGGCAGAACTGCAAGAGCAGGGAAATCTGGAATGGCATTCACATTCTTACTTGGAGTTCAG GAGAAAAACTTCCTTCAGATGGTGGTGGATGCAGGCAGCCCAGGGGTACAGAAACAGATCATCCAATCAGAGAGCCTGAAAAGCATGGAGGCCCAGTATGAACAGACTCTGGTGGATCTGGGAAATGCTATCAAG GATGAAAAAGCAAAGAAACGTATGACACTGTGA